In the Alistipes provencensis genome, GCGTTTTTACCCGAAACGGTGAGTTTGTAGCTGCCGTCCGTGGCACTTACCGTCGCATGGTTGGTGCCGGTTTCTATGACCGCCACTCCAACCAGCTCCTGCCCGTCCTTGTCGCTGACCTTGCCGGAGACGACAGTTCCTTGGGCTTGTAATCCTGCGGTGAATCCGTGGATTAGTGCGAAGATGAATATCAATATATATTTTTTCATCGGTGCTGATTTACAGATTTGACAATGATTTCGGGTTACCATCCCGGATTGACCACCAGTGCGCTGTTCTTGTCCAGCTCGGACTGGGGAATGGGGTAGTAGTACATCCGCATGGGGAAGGAACGCTCTTCGACGGCGAACTCCTCACCGTAGACGATGGTTCCGCTCTCCTCGGTCACTTTGATCCCGTGAACCGGGCGGTTCAGCACGGTTTCCGCCTCGCGCCAGCGCTTCAGGTCGTAGAGGCGTACCTCCTCGAAGGCCAGCTCTACGGTGCGTTCCCGGTGGATCAGTTCCCGCATTTGGCCTTTGGTCAGACTGCTTACCGGCGGCAGTCCTGCGCGCTGGCGAACTTCATTGACGCAGTCGTAGATCATCTCGTCCGTACACAGGTCGTCGTCGCCTGTTCCCAGATATTCGTTCATGGCTTCGGCATAGATCAGCAGCACCTCGGCGTAACGCAGTATCTGGTGGTTGTGCAGGGTGTATTTGGTCGGCACGACGCTGGCCAAGGGATCGATGTGCTTGTAAAGGCTGTAACCGGTCTCGCAGCCGCGCTGTCCGATGGCTGCGGGGTAGTCCTTGCCTCCGGTGTAGAGTTCCACCTCGCGGCCCCAGAGCGGCACGCCCGAATAGAGTACGCTGGCGTAGAACCGGTCGTCGCGGTTTTCATAGGGCTTCTGGGGGTCGTAGTCCGGGTCCTCGGAGGGCAGCCGTCCGTTTTTGAGTTCATACATGTCGACCAGCTCTTTCGTGACGCTGGTGCAGGCCCGGCAGCTCTGGTAGCCCGAAGGACCGTTGGCGGCCTCCACGTCGTTGGTGAGGTTGCGGCATTTGACGATGATCGATTCGGTATTCCCGAAATTGGTGAAGAACAGCCGCTGGTACGACGGGAAGAGTTCGTGGGCCTTCGTGCCGTCGGGGTTTTTCAATTCGATGACTTGGCGTGCGGCGTCGGCGGCCCGTTTCCAGCGCTCTTGGTCGGGTGAGGCGTAGCGGTGTATCTCGTTCGACCCCTCGATCGGGCTTTCGTTGAAGAGCGGGCTGGCGGCCATGAGCAGTATTTTCGCTTTCAGACCGTAGGCGGCCCCGCGGGTGAGACGTCCGTAGTCGTTGTCCGGGTATTTCGTGGGCAGCAGCGGCGCGGCCTCGTCGCACAGGCGGACGATGTATTCCACACAGTCGCCGAACTTTGAACGGGGAATATTGATGTCGCCCGAAAGGTCGAGAATGTCGTCCATGATCGGGATGCCGCCGTAGCGCTTGACGAGCTCGTAATGCATCAGTGCCTTGCTGAGCAGCGTTTCGCCCAGATACTGGTTCTTTTTGTTTTGGGACAGGTTTACGGTGAGGTCGATGTTGCGCAGGATGACGTTGGCTTTGCGGATGCCGGTGTAGGTTTCCGCCCAGCGGGAGTCGGGGTTTCCGCCCGACGCGGCGTTCATCGTGGCGCGGGTGTAGGAGTTGATGCCCGAACTGGTCCCGAGCGGGCTGTATACGGCAAGGTCCGTGGCGCAGTCGAGCAGAGCGCCGCCGACGCGGTTGAACTGGACGCCGGTGTTGAGGTAGACGTACAGGTCGTTGACGAACATCTCCAGACGCAGGCTGTCCTTGAAAGCCTCTTCGGCCGACATCTGTTCCAGCGGAACGTAATTCAGATCGCAGGACCAGAGCGTCGTAAGCGATACTATGGCGGTTATGATGAGTTTTTTCATGGTCTTAGAAGTGAATGTTTATACCGATGCTCGACGATTTCTGGATGGGATAACCGTTTCCGGAGCCCGCATCCTCGGGGTCGATGGTCCGCATGTCGGACCAAGTGAAGAGGTTGTATCCACTGTAGTAGATGCGCAGTTTGGACATGCGCAGCTTCTTCGAAATGCGCAGGGGAAGGGTGTAGCCGATCACCAGATTTTTCAGGCGCAGGAACGAGGCGTCGTCGACCCAGAAGCTGGAAGTCTGCTTGTAGTTGTGGTCACGATCGGTCAGCGACAGACGGGGGTATTTCGCCTTGGTCCACGTTGCGGGGTCTTCGGGGACGTAGCGGTTGTCCCAGTGGTATCGGCGGACGTTGCCGGCCATTTCGCTGCCCGAGCCGGAGATGTTCGTGAAGGCCTGAATCGCTACGCCCGAGAGGTATGCGTCGCGGTTGCCCGCTCCCGAGAAAATGATCTGGAAGTCGAAACCCTTGTACTGCGCATTTGCAAAGAAAGCGTAGTTGATTTCGCCGAGGTTGCTGTATCCGATCCGATGCTGGTCCTGATTGTCCACCACACCGTCGCCGTTCAGGTCGCGGTACTTGATGTCGCCGGCATAGGATGTTCCGAAGGTTGTTTTGGGGCTGTTGTAGCGGTCCTGTTCGCTGGTGTAGAGTCCGTTGGCTTGGAATCCGTACTGGGAGTTGATGGGGTAGCCGACGGCGCTTCGGTAATCGTAGGCGAAAGGTTGCTCGTCGTTGTAGCGGATTTCATTGTGCGCATAGGAGGCGTATCCGCCCAGTGTCCAGTGGAAATCCTTGATCCGGCCCGAGTAGGCGGCCTCCACTTCGAATCCGCTGTTGTAGGTCTTGCCGACGTTACCCAGCGGCCCGCCCGAGGTTCCGTAACCGATCAGGGTCGAGACTGTGTTGCGGGGCGTCAGAATCTGGCTGGTGAATTCGCGGAAATAGTCGGCGCTGATGCTCAGGTGGTCTTTGAACAACCGCATGTCGACGCCGATGTTGGTTTTCTCGGATTTCTCCCATGTGACGTTGGGGAGATATTGGTGGTGAACATCCTCTACCCAACTGTTGACGTTCTGCGGCTCGGCACCTAACGTGTAACGGCCGTTGGCTTGGATGAATGCGGGCAGGTAGAAATAGTAGGGAATGCCGGCGTCGTTGCCGGTGATGCCCCACGAGCCGCGTACCTTGAAGTAGCTCAGTACGTTTCCGATGTAGTTCTTGATGAAAGACTCCTCCGAGAGCACCCATCCGGCCGAAACTGCGGGGAAGAACCCGTAACGCTTCTGGGGCGGCATTTGCTCGGTCCCCTGATAGCCGAACGAAAATTCGACGATATACCGCGAGTCATAAGCATAGGTGGCGCGACCGAGCAGGCCCTGATGCGTGTTGGGCAGGTTTTGCGTGTCGTCGGATCGTTGGCTGTAATTGAAGAACAGGGTAGCGGCAATGAGGTGTTTCCCGAAGGTGCGGTCGTAGTCCAGACCGGCCTCTACATCGAAAATACGGGTCTTGGCGGCCCCGTAGGAGTTGGAGTTCGCCTGTTTCTTCTCTTCGCCCCAAGTGTTGAAGAGCGGTTTGCCGTCTTCCCCGTCGCCTGTGTATTCGTAGACGACGTAGCTTTTGCTGCGGTTGATATTGTTCTCGAAGAAGAAGTCGAACGCCAGCGATCCCCGCGCGCGGAGGCCCTTGGTGATGAAGTCCAGCTTCTGGCCCAATTCGGCCTGCGCTTCCATCGTGCTGTGGGTATAGCGGGTATAACCGCTGTGGTTGAGAATGCCGTAGGGATTATTCCGCAGGTCGTTGGTACCGGCCACCTTGTTCCTGTCGTAATACATGGGGAAGGCGTTCGAAGGCAGGGAGTAGATTGCGCTGAACGGGCTGCCGGCTCCCGGGTTCGAGAGTTGGCGCTGCAATCCGAAGAGATTGATCGAAAGATCCATGCTCTTGGTCAGGGCGATGTCGACGTTCGAACGCAGAGAGTAGATCTTGGCGTTGGCGTTCGTTTTGTAAGTGTTGATGTCCTTGTCGGTCTTGTAGATGCCCTCCTCCGAGCGGTAGGAGAGGTTGACGAAATATTTGGCGACCGAACTGCCGCCTTCTATGCTGAGGTTGTACTTCTGGCCGACGGTCACGTTTTTGAGCGACTGGCCGACCCAATCGACATTGGGGTGTCCCCAAGGGTCCTGTCCCGAACGGTAGAGGGCAAGATCTTCCTCGTTGTAACGTTGTTCGCCTGCACGGCCGTCGTTGCGCATGGCTTCATTGTGCAGCAGGGCGAAATCGTGCGAGTCGAGGAATTTGGGCAGTTTGATGGGTTGCTGGAAGGTGATCTGCGTGTTGAATTTCAGCACGGGGCGGCCTTCCTTGCCGCGGCGGGTGGTCGCCATGATGGCGCCGTTCGAGCCCCGGAGTCCGAGCACAGCCAGCGCTCCGGCGTCTTTGTAAACGGAAATCTGATCGATCTCGTTGGGGTCGAGGATCGAGAAGTCGCGGACATGCCCGTCGAGCATGATGAGCGGCGTACTGTTGCGCCACGACCGGAGGCCGCGCACATAGAGCCACGAATAGTCGCTGCCGGGGGCTCCGCTGTTTTGTGAAGTGGCTATGCCGGGGATCATGCCCGACAATGCCGTATTGGCGTAGTTGGTCGGGAGGTCTGTCAGCTTCGAGCCTTCGATTGTCGAAACGGCCGAAGTCATCAACGATCGGTTCTGGCGGCCGTATAAAAGAGCTATTTCAGGGTCGGAATTTCCCCCCCCCTCCAACAAAGTAATTTTCAGTCGGTGCGTATCGCCTACATACACCTGATTGGCGGCGTATCCCTCCAGCGTGAAGATCAGCGAGGATTTGTCGTTGGGTATCCTTATCGTGAAGTTGCCGTTCCGGTCAGTCAGCGTGAACATGCGCGATTCCTTGTGCTCGACCAGTACGCCTTCGAGCGGCGTTCCGGCCGGGTCCGTAACCTGCCCCTGCACGGCGACATCCTTCTTGTTTTGTGCGGCGGAGTAGCCGGTGCCGAGGCACAGGCACAGTAAAAGCGTCCATAACGCTTTGGGCATTATAGCGTTGCTCATTCGTTTGTAGTTTTAGCGTTTTGTAATCCCGAAAAAGAGCGTATTGTACCGGGGTGCGATTCCATATTCCGATACCGATTGAATGCGCAGCGGCAAAATGTACTTTTTGTCCGCATCGAGTCGAGAGGTGTGGAACGTCACCAGCAGGTCGCCCCTTTCGGTTCCCCTGCGGATGGTGCACTCGAGGGTGGCAGGTTCTACGGTGTAAGCCGATTCCGGCAGCAGTTCGTAGGCCTGAATGGCCGCCGAAACCTGTTTGGCGGATGCCAGTGAGTCCGTGGCGAGTCCCATTGTCACACGGATGTCGTGTTCGGGCATGATACTGCCGGAGCAGTAGGCTCCGACGATGTAGGTGGTGTCCCTTGAGAAGTCGAATTTAGTCTGGAAGATTCCGTTCCCGTCGGCCCATGTGGCCAATGGGAAATAGACGGACGCATACTTCATCTCTTCGTCGTCCTGACAGGACACGAGGAGAAGGGACCCAACTAGGAATAAACGCAGAATTTTCTTCATACGGGTCGGTTTTAGGTGGTTGTTCCCGATAGGGAGTGAATTAAAAAAAATGTTGGGTGATCACTGTTGCAAATATGGAGGTAATGTGATCCGAATACAAATATGAAATTTGCGATCGTTTATATTTTATTTGCAAATATAAAAATTTGTGACACCAAGACCCGAAGAGTTATATGGGCAGTGCGGCCATCCCGGGGTTATGTTTGAACTCCTCGATGTATTCCGAGGGGGTAAACCGGGTGATCTTTTTGAACTGGCGGTTGAAGTTGGAGATGTTGTTGTATCCGCATTCGTAGCAGATCTGTGTGACGCTCAGTTCGCCCGTCAGCAGTAGCTTGCAGGCGTATCCGATGCGTAATTCGCTGATATATTGCAGTGTGGATTTTCCGGTCTTCTCTTTGAAATAGCGGCAGAAGGCGCTGGTGTTCATGCCGGCCGTCCGGGCGATGTCGTCCAGATTAATGTCGTGGATGTAGTCCCGGTTGAGCCGTCCCAATACCTTATATATACGGGATTCCCCGTAGGCGGGAAGGCGGAGATCGACGCTGTCGTCGTTGAGCTTTCGCTTGTGGGTCGTGCGGCTCATCATCGAGAGGATATGGATGCACGCCAGCAGGCGGTCGAGCCCCGTCTTGCCGGGCAGCATCTCGATATGGCGCCGTATCGGGGCGTTCGGGGTCGTGTCGAAGCTGATGCCGTAGCGTGCCATTTCGAGCAATTCCTTGATTTTCAGGAACTCGGGGTAGTTGAGGATTGCGTGGTTGAAAAAGTCCTTGGAAAACTGGATCGTGATGGCGTGGACCCGCAGGGAGGGATTGCCGTGGTAATAAGCGTCCTCGTTGCGGTACATGTGGGGGAGCAGACTGCCGAAAAATACCAAGTCCCCGTCGGAGAACGGTTCGATACTGTTTCCGGCGAACCGGGTTCCCGTGCTCTTGATGATGTAGACGATTTCGTACTCGTCGTGGAAGTGCCATGGGTATTTGAAGTAGTCGTAGTCGCACTTCTTGACTTTGAGCGGAGACCCGCTGGTAAGGCCCAACTGCTCGTACATAATTTTGATCTCGTCTTTCATGGCGGCGGAGTTGATGGGTTTATGCAAATATATCAACAGAAGATGCAAAAAAATCACTTGTTTCAGGGCCTTTTATTTTCAAACTTTGGGTATTTATTATAATATTTGATTTTATGGCATTGGAAAAGACTTGGAGATGGTTCGGGGAGGGCGATACGGTGACGCTGGCGGAGATCCGGCAGATCGGCGTCGAAGGTATCGTGACGGCCCTGCACCACATTCCTGCGGGCGAGGTCTGGCCTGTGGAGGAGATTGAAAAAGTACGGGATCGCATCGCAGCGGAGGGTATGCGCTGGAGCGTGGTGGAAAGCCTTCCGGTATCGGAGGCGATCAAGCTCCGCACGGAGGAGTGCGCCCGGCATATCGATAATTACCGGCAGTCGCTGCGCAATCTGGCGGCTTGCGGTATACATACCGTGTGTTATAATTTTATGCCGGTGCTGGACTGGGCGCGGACCGACCTGCACTATACGAACGAGCGCGGTGCCGAGTCGATGCATTTCGACTATGACCGTTTTGCCGCTTTCGACATCCACATCCTCGGGCGTCCCGGCGCGTCGGCGGACTATCCGCCCGAGGTGTGCGAACGGGCTGCGGCGCTGGCTGCGGAGATGAGCGCTGCGGAACAGGAGGAGCTGGCCCACAATATTATCGTGGTTACGCAGGGCTTCATCAACGGCACGGTCGGTGACAGCGAGGATTACAAACAGGTATTTCTGCGCTATCTGGCGCGGTACGACGGCATCGGTCCCGACCGTCTGCGAGAGCACCTCTCCGCATTCCTGAAAGAGGTGTGTCCGGTTGCGCAGGAGGCGGGGGTCAACCTCTGTATCCATCCCGACGATCCGCCCTTTCCGCTGCTCGGACTGCCGCGCATCGCCGGCACCATCGAGGATTTTCGCTGGATTCTCCGTCAATACGACGACCCTGTCAACGGTGTGACGTTCTGTGCCGGTTCGCTGTCTGCAAGGCCTGATAACGACTTGCCGGCCATGGCGCGGGAGCTGGGGCCGCGTATCCATTTCGTGCATCTGCGCAATACGCAGCAGTTGGGGCCGAAGAGTTTCTTCGAATCCGGGCACCTCACGGGTTCGGTGGATATGTACGCCGTGCTGAAGGCTTTGCTCGAAGAGCAGCGGCGGCGCATTGCCGAAGGACGGCAGGATGTGGCCATGCCGTTCCGTCCCGATCACGGACTGCGAATGCTCGACGATTTCGGCCGATCCTCCAATCCGGGCTATCCGCTGGTGGGTCGCATGAAGGGTTTTGCCGAGATCTGCGGCCTCGAAATGGGTATTGAACGAAGTTTGTGAATCTGATAATCCAAATCTTATGAAAAAGACCACTTTTGTAGTTTCATGCTGGGCGGCTTTGTCCTGTCTGGCGCTCCCGTCCTGCGGTGAGAGCGGGCCTCCTGCCGCCAGATACGATGTCGCCGCGTTCGTCTGGCCGGCCTACCACAACGATCCCCGGTTTGCGGAGATCGGGATTTTCCCGGACGGGGTCGGCGAATGGGAGGCCGTTTACAAGGCGCATCCCAAATTTGAAGGACACCGCCAGCCCAATGTCCCGCTGTGGGGCTATCTGGACGAGGCAGATCCGCGGGTGCAGGAGAAAAAGATCAACACGGCCCTTGAATACGGCGTCAATACCTTCATTTTCGACTGGTATTGGTACGACGACCGCCCGTTCTTGGAAGATGTATTGAATAAGGGTTTCCTGCGGGCGAAGAACAACCGGAAGATGAAGTTTTACCTGATGTGGGCCAACCATGTGATGACCTCCTACCTCGATGCGGCGAATCCCGACAAGAGCAAGGTTTATTGGCCGGAGCCGGTCACGCCCGAGATTTTCGACCGGATCACCGACCATCTAATCGAGGATTATTTCAAATTGCCGAACTATTACAAGATCGACGGCAAACCGGTCTTTTCCATCTATGAGACCTCGACCTTCATTCGTGAGATGGGCGGCGAGGAGCAGGCAGTTGCCGCTCTCGACCGATTTCGGCAGAAATGTGTCGAAGCCGGGCTGCCGGGAGTGCATATCCAGCCCGTCCTCTGGTTCCTGCTGCCTGCAACTTCGACGGGCATGGCGGGGGATACCTCCGTCTCCCAGCAGAACACGGTGCGCCGTTTCGGGTTCGAGAGCCTGACCAACTACCAATGGTGCCATTTGGCTCCCGCGGACCGGGACTATCAAGAGTGGGGAGATATGGCTTCCGCCTATTATGAAAAATTCGACCGGGAATTTGATGTTCCCTATTTCCCGCATGTGTCGATCGGCTGGGACCCGAATCCGCGCTATCCCGAAGGTGTGCAGCCCTGTGTGACAGGATCGACGCCGGAACGGTTTGAAGCGTTCCTGCGGCGCGCGAAAGCCTATGTCGATGCTCATCCCGACCAGCCGCCTCTGATCACGATCAATGCATGGAACGAGTGGGCCGAGGGCAGTTGCCTCGAACCCGACAGCCTGAATGGTTATGGGTATCTGGAAGCGGTTAAACGTGTATTTAAAACGGCAGAACGATGAAGACACATTATTGGTTGGGTCTTGCCGCCCTTTGTTTATCCGCACTCGCCGGATGCGATGCGTCTCATGGACCGAAGGTCACTCCCCGCGTTGCCGATCGTGTAACATGGTTTTCTCCGGACGAAGTGACCTTACTGCCGGGGCCGCTTCTGGATTTACAGAATCAGGGTCGTGACTACCTGCTCTGGTTGCAACCCGATTCGTTGCTCCACTTTTTCCGGGTTGAAGCCGGATTGGTCCCGAAGGCGCAGCCCTATGCCGGATGGGAATCCGAGGATGTCTGGGGCGTCGGGCCCTTGCGCGGCGGGTTTATGGGGTATTATCTGTCGGGGCTGTCGCTGATGTACCGGGCGACGGGGGACGAACGACTGCTCCGGCAGTTGGAATACACCCTTTCGGAGCTCGAAGCCTGCCGGAAGGCAGGCGGCGACGGATATATCATGGCCATTGCCGGCGGCAGGGAGTTGTTCCGGCGTGTGGCGGCCGGGGAGATCAGGACCGACAATCCGACTGTCAACGGTGCGTGGGCCCCGCTTTACCTGATCAACAAGATGCTCCACGGTCTCAGGGCCTCTTATGTGGAAGCCGGGCAGCGGCAGGCGCTGACGCTGATGACCTCGCTGGCGGACTGGTTCGGATACGGCGTGCTGGACAAACTCACGGACGAACAGGTGCAGCAGT is a window encoding:
- a CDS encoding RagB/SusD family nutrient uptake outer membrane protein → MKKLIITAIVSLTTLWSCDLNYVPLEQMSAEEAFKDSLRLEMFVNDLYVYLNTGVQFNRVGGALLDCATDLAVYSPLGTSSGINSYTRATMNAASGGNPDSRWAETYTGIRKANVILRNIDLTVNLSQNKKNQYLGETLLSKALMHYELVKRYGGIPIMDDILDLSGDINIPRSKFGDCVEYIVRLCDEAAPLLPTKYPDNDYGRLTRGAAYGLKAKILLMAASPLFNESPIEGSNEIHRYASPDQERWKRAADAARQVIELKNPDGTKAHELFPSYQRLFFTNFGNTESIIVKCRNLTNDVEAANGPSGYQSCRACTSVTKELVDMYELKNGRLPSEDPDYDPQKPYENRDDRFYASVLYSGVPLWGREVELYTGGKDYPAAIGQRGCETGYSLYKHIDPLASVVPTKYTLHNHQILRYAEVLLIYAEAMNEYLGTGDDDLCTDEMIYDCVNEVRQRAGLPPVSSLTKGQMRELIHRERTVELAFEEVRLYDLKRWREAETVLNRPVHGIKVTEESGTIVYGEEFAVEERSFPMRMYYYPIPQSELDKNSALVVNPGW
- the uxuA gene encoding mannonate dehydratase, whose protein sequence is MALEKTWRWFGEGDTVTLAEIRQIGVEGIVTALHHIPAGEVWPVEEIEKVRDRIAAEGMRWSVVESLPVSEAIKLRTEECARHIDNYRQSLRNLAACGIHTVCYNFMPVLDWARTDLHYTNERGAESMHFDYDRFAAFDIHILGRPGASADYPPEVCERAAALAAEMSAAEQEELAHNIIVVTQGFINGTVGDSEDYKQVFLRYLARYDGIGPDRLREHLSAFLKEVCPVAQEAGVNLCIHPDDPPFPLLGLPRIAGTIEDFRWILRQYDDPVNGVTFCAGSLSARPDNDLPAMARELGPRIHFVHLRNTQQLGPKSFFESGHLTGSVDMYAVLKALLEEQRRRIAEGRQDVAMPFRPDHGLRMLDDFGRSSNPGYPLVGRMKGFAEICGLEMGIERSL
- a CDS encoding DUF1735 domain-containing protein, which codes for MKKILRLFLVGSLLLVSCQDDEEMKYASVYFPLATWADGNGIFQTKFDFSRDTTYIVGAYCSGSIMPEHDIRVTMGLATDSLASAKQVSAAIQAYELLPESAYTVEPATLECTIRRGTERGDLLVTFHTSRLDADKKYILPLRIQSVSEYGIAPRYNTLFFGITKR
- a CDS encoding AraC family transcriptional regulator encodes the protein MKDEIKIMYEQLGLTSGSPLKVKKCDYDYFKYPWHFHDEYEIVYIIKSTGTRFAGNSIEPFSDGDLVFFGSLLPHMYRNEDAYYHGNPSLRVHAITIQFSKDFFNHAILNYPEFLKIKELLEMARYGISFDTTPNAPIRRHIEMLPGKTGLDRLLACIHILSMMSRTTHKRKLNDDSVDLRLPAYGESRIYKVLGRLNRDYIHDINLDDIARTAGMNTSAFCRYFKEKTGKSTLQYISELRIGYACKLLLTGELSVTQICYECGYNNISNFNRQFKKITRFTPSEYIEEFKHNPGMAALPI
- a CDS encoding SusC/RagA family TonB-linked outer membrane protein, which encodes MSNAIMPKALWTLLLCLCLGTGYSAAQNKKDVAVQGQVTDPAGTPLEGVLVEHKESRMFTLTDRNGNFTIRIPNDKSSLIFTLEGYAANQVYVGDTHRLKITLLEGGGNSDPEIALLYGRQNRSLMTSAVSTIEGSKLTDLPTNYANTALSGMIPGIATSQNSGAPGSDYSWLYVRGLRSWRNSTPLIMLDGHVRDFSILDPNEIDQISVYKDAGALAVLGLRGSNGAIMATTRRGKEGRPVLKFNTQITFQQPIKLPKFLDSHDFALLHNEAMRNDGRAGEQRYNEEDLALYRSGQDPWGHPNVDWVGQSLKNVTVGQKYNLSIEGGSSVAKYFVNLSYRSEEGIYKTDKDINTYKTNANAKIYSLRSNVDIALTKSMDLSINLFGLQRQLSNPGAGSPFSAIYSLPSNAFPMYYDRNKVAGTNDLRNNPYGILNHSGYTRYTHSTMEAQAELGQKLDFITKGLRARGSLAFDFFFENNINRSKSYVVYEYTGDGEDGKPLFNTWGEEKKQANSNSYGAAKTRIFDVEAGLDYDRTFGKHLIAATLFFNYSQRSDDTQNLPNTHQGLLGRATYAYDSRYIVEFSFGYQGTEQMPPQKRYGFFPAVSAGWVLSEESFIKNYIGNVLSYFKVRGSWGITGNDAGIPYYFYLPAFIQANGRYTLGAEPQNVNSWVEDVHHQYLPNVTWEKSEKTNIGVDMRLFKDHLSISADYFREFTSQILTPRNTVSTLIGYGTSGGPLGNVGKTYNSGFEVEAAYSGRIKDFHWTLGGYASYAHNEIRYNDEQPFAYDYRSAVGYPINSQYGFQANGLYTSEQDRYNSPKTTFGTSYAGDIKYRDLNGDGVVDNQDQHRIGYSNLGEINYAFFANAQYKGFDFQIIFSGAGNRDAYLSGVAIQAFTNISGSGSEMAGNVRRYHWDNRYVPEDPATWTKAKYPRLSLTDRDHNYKQTSSFWVDDASFLRLKNLVIGYTLPLRISKKLRMSKLRIYYSGYNLFTWSDMRTIDPEDAGSGNGYPIQKSSSIGINIHF
- a CDS encoding glycosyltransferase WbsX family protein — protein: MKKTTFVVSCWAALSCLALPSCGESGPPAARYDVAAFVWPAYHNDPRFAEIGIFPDGVGEWEAVYKAHPKFEGHRQPNVPLWGYLDEADPRVQEKKINTALEYGVNTFIFDWYWYDDRPFLEDVLNKGFLRAKNNRKMKFYLMWANHVMTSYLDAANPDKSKVYWPEPVTPEIFDRITDHLIEDYFKLPNYYKIDGKPVFSIYETSTFIREMGGEEQAVAALDRFRQKCVEAGLPGVHIQPVLWFLLPATSTGMAGDTSVSQQNTVRRFGFESLTNYQWCHLAPADRDYQEWGDMASAYYEKFDREFDVPYFPHVSIGWDPNPRYPEGVQPCVTGSTPERFEAFLRRAKAYVDAHPDQPPLITINAWNEWAEGSCLEPDSLNGYGYLEAVKRVFKTAER